A window of the Fuscovulum sp. genome harbors these coding sequences:
- a CDS encoding zf-TFIIB domain-containing protein, with protein sequence MKCPVDNETLVMADRNGVEIDYCPKCRGVWLDRGELDKIIDRAAEAAPAAPIPAPQAQHRTAPPPPPPAYGQQPGHSPQSWRSDDDNDDEYYRRTGQHKKRKSFLGQMFDF encoded by the coding sequence ATGAAGTGCCCCGTCGATAACGAAACCCTTGTGATGGCAGACCGAAACGGCGTTGAAATCGACTATTGCCCGAAATGCCGGGGTGTCTGGCTGGACCGGGGCGAGTTGGACAAGATCATCGACCGCGCCGCAGAAGCGGCCCCCGCCGCGCCCATCCCGGCGCCGCAGGCCCAGCATCGCACGGCACCGCCGCCGCCGCCGCCCGCCTACGGCCAGCAACCGGGTCATTCCCCGCAATCTTGGCGCAGCGATGATGACAATGACGATGAATACTACCGTCGCACGGGCCAGCATAAGAAGCGCAAATCCTTCCTCGGCCAGATGTTCGACTTCTGA
- a CDS encoding L,D-transpeptidase encodes MTVYHSNVLLGPSFPLTRVSNVQSILIRLTALLALLGLAACADVPNSAANPPPAAEVPPHYQAVQDGEYLIPAVEPLHLFGTNPRAEVDYAGTEEPGTIVVDTYARVLYYVMEGNRALRYGIAVGREGISFRGTGYVGRKAEWPSWTPTANMVRTRPDLYAQFAGGLPGGLDNPLGARALYLYRGGRDTMFRIHGTIDNASIGRATSAGCIRLFNQDAIDLFNRAESGDRIVVRTLEQSLAAEGPYMDDAYGRAVPDTPENRERFDNDVAAIAAAEARSQQEQLAAAEAAAEQAARDERRRLRICRNRGLDEAECPTLEELAG; translated from the coding sequence TTGACGGTTTACCATTCAAACGTGCTTCTAGGCCCCAGCTTTCCCCTGACCCGAGTCTCCAACGTGCAATCCATCCTGATCCGCCTGACCGCCTTGCTGGCCCTTCTGGGGTTGGCCGCCTGCGCCGATGTGCCCAATAGCGCGGCAAACCCGCCGCCCGCCGCCGAGGTGCCGCCCCATTATCAGGCGGTGCAGGATGGTGAATACCTGATCCCGGCGGTGGAGCCGTTGCATCTGTTCGGCACCAACCCGCGGGCCGAGGTTGATTACGCCGGAACCGAAGAGCCGGGGACCATCGTCGTTGATACCTATGCGCGGGTGCTTTACTACGTCATGGAAGGCAACCGCGCGCTGCGCTACGGCATCGCCGTAGGGCGTGAGGGGATTTCCTTCCGCGGCACCGGCTATGTGGGGCGCAAGGCGGAATGGCCGTCCTGGACGCCGACCGCGAACATGGTGCGGACACGGCCCGATCTTTATGCGCAATTCGCAGGCGGCCTGCCGGGCGGGCTGGACAACCCGCTGGGTGCGCGGGCGCTCTATCTCTATCGCGGGGGACGGGACACGATGTTCCGCATCCATGGCACGATCGACAATGCCTCGATCGGGCGGGCGACCAGCGCAGGCTGTATCCGGCTGTTCAATCAGGATGCCATCGACCTGTTCAACCGCGCCGAATCCGGTGACCGTATTGTCGTGCGGACGCTGGAGCAGAGCCTCGCGGCCGAGGGTCCATACATGGATGATGCCTATGGCCGCGCCGTGCCGGACACGCCTGAAAACCGCGAACGTTTTGATAACGACGTAGCGGCCATCGCCGCCGCCGAAGCTCGCAGCCAGCAGGAGCAGCTTGCCGCCGCCGAAGCCGCCGCAGAACAGGCCGCACGGGACGAACGCCGCCGCCTGCGCATCTGCCGCAACCGCGGTCTGGATGAGGCCGAATGCCCGACGCTGGAAGAACTGGCGGGCTGA
- a CDS encoding cupin domain-containing protein, with protein MSLTQRITRDGIPPEVDRPAPEKVLAGDPVHTTWSIEDRDGIASGMWQSTPGKWKVSYAEWEYVHIHAGHSILTATDGTAIHLKAGDSWIIRPGFVGTWEVVETTLKDYVII; from the coding sequence ATGTCCCTCACCCAACGCATCACCCGCGACGGCATCCCCCCCGAGGTGGACCGCCCCGCGCCGGAAAAGGTTCTGGCGGGCGATCCCGTCCACACCACATGGAGCATCGAAGATCGCGACGGGATTGCTTCCGGCATGTGGCAATCCACACCCGGGAAATGGAAGGTCAGCTATGCGGAATGGGAATATGTGCATATCCATGCCGGCCATTCGATCCTGACCGCAACGGACGGCACCGCGATCCATCTGAAGGCCGGTGACAGCTGGATCATCCGGCCGGGGTTCGTTGGCACATGGGAAGTGGTGGAAACCACGCTGAAAGATTATGTCATTATCTGA
- the panB gene encoding 3-methyl-2-oxobutanoate hydroxymethyltransferase: MSATAPVRPVLPPDITARKGGVPLVTLTAYTTPMARLVDAHCDIALVGDSVGMVLHGMPSTIGVTLDMMILHGRAVMRGLSKAMAVIDMPFGTYEESPQQAYRNAARLMAETGAPSVKLEGGQHMAETIAFLTARGVPVMAHVGLTPQSVNTLGGYKVVGREDEAVKVMRDAKACEAAGAFSIILEKVPVGLAGRITAELKIPTIGIGAGLDCDGQVLVIDDMLGMFTDFRPKFVKRYADLGRAADEAIAAYAADVRARAFPGPEHGFADQVKA, encoded by the coding sequence ATGAGCGCCACCGCCCCCGTCCGGCCCGTGCTGCCGCCCGACATCACCGCCCGCAAGGGCGGGGTGCCGCTGGTCACGCTGACGGCCTATACCACACCCATGGCGCGGCTGGTCGATGCCCATTGCGACATCGCGCTGGTGGGCGATTCCGTGGGCATGGTGCTGCACGGGATGCCGTCCACCATCGGGGTGACGCTGGACATGATGATCCTGCACGGCCGCGCGGTGATGCGTGGGCTGTCCAAGGCAATGGCCGTGATCGACATGCCCTTTGGCACCTATGAGGAAAGCCCGCAGCAGGCCTATCGCAACGCCGCGCGGTTGATGGCGGAAACGGGTGCGCCCTCGGTGAAGCTGGAGGGGGGGCAGCACATGGCCGAGACCATCGCCTTCCTTACCGCGCGCGGCGTGCCGGTCATGGCCCATGTCGGGCTGACGCCGCAGTCGGTGAACACGCTGGGCGGATACAAGGTGGTGGGCCGCGAGGATGAGGCGGTCAAGGTCATGCGCGACGCCAAGGCCTGCGAGGCGGCGGGGGCCTTTTCCATCATTCTGGAAAAGGTGCCGGTCGGGCTGGCCGGGCGAATCACGGCAGAGCTGAAAATCCCAACCATTGGCATCGGGGCGGGGCTGGATTGCGACGGGCAGGTGCTGGTGATTGATGATATGCTGGGTATGTTCACCGATTTCCGCCCGAAATTCGTAAAGCGTTATGCCGATCTGGGCCGCGCGGCGGATGAGGCCATTGCCGCCTATGCCGCCGATGTGCGCGCGCGCGCCTTTCCGGGGCCGGAACATGGATTTGCGGATCAGGTGAAGGCGTGA
- the panC gene encoding pantoate--beta-alanine ligase has product MTEIIRTVADLRALVRGWKAEGHIVGVVPTMGALHEGHLSLARRAKAECGRVITTIFVNPKQFNNPDDLKKYPRTEDADAALLNWVGVEAIFAPAPDEVYPEGFVTTVSVGGVSQPLEGALRPGHFEGVATVVAKLFGMTQADRAYFGQKDWQQLQVVQRLVADLNLAVTVVGCETVRDPDGLAMSSRNVRLTAEGRRKAPALYAAMLAAARDFRSGLPEDQAMARAAEAALAEGFDSVEYFALRDAETLGAVTDPNRPLRMLAAAWLDDVRLIDNIAV; this is encoded by the coding sequence GTGACCGAAATCATCCGCACGGTGGCCGACCTGCGCGCGCTGGTGCGCGGATGGAAGGCCGAGGGGCATATTGTGGGCGTGGTCCCCACGATGGGCGCGCTGCATGAAGGGCATCTGAGCCTGGCCCGCCGGGCCAAGGCGGAATGTGGGCGGGTGATCACCACGATCTTTGTGAACCCCAAGCAGTTCAACAACCCGGACGACCTGAAGAAATACCCCCGCACTGAGGATGCCGATGCGGCGCTTCTGAACTGGGTCGGGGTCGAGGCGATCTTTGCCCCCGCGCCCGACGAGGTTTATCCCGAAGGCTTTGTGACCACGGTTTCCGTGGGCGGCGTGTCGCAACCGCTGGAAGGTGCGCTGCGGCCGGGGCATTTCGAAGGTGTGGCGACAGTGGTGGCCAAACTGTTCGGGATGACGCAGGCGGATCGGGCCTATTTCGGGCAGAAGGATTGGCAGCAGTTGCAGGTGGTGCAGCGTCTGGTGGCCGACCTGAACCTTGCGGTCACAGTGGTGGGTTGTGAAACGGTGCGCGATCCTGACGGGCTGGCCATGTCATCGCGCAATGTGCGCCTAACGGCAGAAGGGCGGCGGAAGGCACCCGCGCTTTATGCCGCGATGCTGGCGGCGGCGCGGGATTTCCGGTCGGGCCTGCCCGAAGATCAGGCGATGGCCCGTGCGGCAGAGGCAGCGCTGGCCGAAGGGTTCGACAGCGTGGAATACTTTGCCCTGCGCGATGCCGAAACGCTGGGCGCGGTCACCGATCCGAACCGCCCGTTGCGGATGCTGGCGGCCGCCTGGCTGGATGACGTGCGGCTGATCGACAATATCGCGGTGTGA
- a CDS encoding FAD-binding oxidoreductase, whose amino-acid sequence MKLSGWGRTPVQDTRLLQPDAEGELRAALSQGPLIARGNGRAYGDSAVGRQTVDMRRFDRVLGFDPATGQLVAEAGILLADIIAAFLPQGWFPAVTPGSKFVTLGGMIAADVHGKNHHRDGGMRGTVDWIDLMDGEGNVHRCTPADNNDLFDRTVGGMGLTGIILRAAIRLRPVESGWIRQTTQAAPNLAAAMDLLDAETDATYAVAWIDCLATGDAMGRSLVMTGEHASRSELGRHPVLPKPRGKKSVPIDLPGFALTSFTVRAFNALYWQAGLRQQGTRMVDWDSYFYPLDAILGWNRIYGRKGFLQFQCVLPDASARAGMTALLTAISASGQGSFLAVLKRLGAEGTGISFPQPGHTLALDFPATSRAHALIDRLEAITIDHGGRFYLAKDARLSARILRAADPRIEPFAAQRRTTDEARHFASTQSDRLQL is encoded by the coding sequence ATGAAACTTTCCGGCTGGGGCCGCACACCCGTTCAGGACACCCGCCTGCTGCAACCCGATGCCGAAGGGGAACTCCGCGCCGCCCTGTCCCAGGGGCCGCTGATCGCGCGCGGCAATGGCCGGGCCTATGGCGACAGCGCCGTGGGCCGCCAGACCGTCGACATGCGCCGCTTTGACCGGGTGCTGGGGTTTGATCCCGCCACCGGGCAGCTGGTGGCCGAGGCGGGCATCCTTCTGGCCGATATCATCGCTGCCTTCCTGCCGCAGGGATGGTTTCCCGCCGTCACGCCCGGATCGAAATTCGTCACTCTGGGCGGCATGATCGCCGCCGATGTACATGGCAAGAACCACCATCGCGATGGCGGCATGCGCGGCACCGTCGACTGGATCGATCTGATGGATGGCGAAGGCAACGTCCACCGCTGTACCCCCGCCGATAACAATGATCTGTTCGACAGAACCGTGGGCGGCATGGGCCTGACCGGCATCATCCTGCGCGCGGCCATCCGGCTGCGCCCCGTCGAATCCGGATGGATCCGGCAAACCACGCAGGCCGCGCCCAACCTTGCCGCCGCGATGGACCTGCTGGATGCAGAAACTGACGCCACCTATGCCGTGGCCTGGATCGATTGCCTTGCCACCGGCGATGCGATGGGCCGATCCTTGGTGATGACGGGCGAACATGCCAGCCGCAGCGAATTGGGCCGTCACCCCGTGTTGCCAAAGCCGCGCGGCAAGAAATCAGTGCCGATCGACCTGCCCGGTTTCGCACTGACTAGCTTTACCGTGCGCGCCTTCAACGCGCTTTACTGGCAGGCGGGTCTGCGCCAGCAAGGCACCCGCATGGTGGACTGGGACAGTTATTTCTATCCTCTGGATGCCATCCTTGGCTGGAACCGCATCTATGGCCGCAAGGGGTTTTTGCAATTCCAATGCGTCTTGCCCGATGCCTCGGCCCGGGCAGGAATGACGGCGCTGCTCACTGCCATCTCGGCCAGCGGGCAGGGATCTTTCCTTGCAGTGCTGAAACGGCTGGGGGCAGAGGGGACAGGGATATCCTTCCCGCAGCCCGGCCATACGCTGGCGCTGGATTTTCCGGCCACGTCACGCGCGCACGCCTTGATCGACCGGCTGGAGGCGATCACGATTGATCACGGGGGCCGCTTTTATCTGGCCAAGGACGCGCGGCTGTCGGCGCGCATCCTGCGCGCGGCCGATCCGCGGATCGAACCCTTTGCCGCCCAGCGCCGCACCACGGATGAGGCGCGGCATTTCGCATCCACTCAATCCGACCGCCTGCAGCTTTGA
- a CDS encoding GtrA family protein → MTRTTLVLRYTAFAILATLANLGVQRIVLMGGEGAVIFALAMVAGTAAGLVLKYILDKRYIFNDSTTGLRASGQQFLLYTVMGLVTTALFWATETAFWLIWRTDAMRELGAVLGLSVGYVVKYKLDSKYVFTRTEATA, encoded by the coding sequence GTGACCCGCACCACCCTTGTGCTGCGCTATACGGCCTTTGCCATCCTTGCGACGCTGGCCAATCTGGGCGTGCAGCGGATCGTGCTGATGGGGGGCGAGGGGGCGGTGATCTTTGCGCTGGCCATGGTGGCGGGAACCGCCGCCGGGCTGGTGCTGAAATACATCCTCGACAAGCGCTACATCTTTAACGACTCCACCACCGGGCTGCGCGCCAGTGGGCAGCAATTCCTGCTGTACACGGTAATGGGTCTGGTGACGACCGCGCTGTTCTGGGCAACCGAAACAGCCTTCTGGCTGATCTGGCGGACGGATGCGATGCGCGAACTCGGCGCGGTGTTGGGGCTGAGCGTGGGCTATGTTGTGAAATACAAGCTGGACAGCAAATACGTCTTTACCCGGACAGAGGCGACGGCATGA
- a CDS encoding UbiA family prenyltransferase produces the protein MTAQTALSPATGDHPQDMPEAPVLVVDLDGTLVCSDMLHESFWSAFGRNWRSPFRAIAALMGGRAALKRLLSEASHVDVATLPYNEAVLDHIRDWRAGGGRTALVTAADQGLADRIAAHLGLFDETHGSDGRTNLKGSAKAAFLTRHFGAGRFAYMGDATADLVVWAEAGAIITVNAPAALARKAEALGKPIEHIVTAEPILRPLLKAMRPHQWLKNILVFVPILAAHRFDTATLLLGALAFAAFSLVASGVYLLNDLLDLGPDRAHPRKRMRPFASGALPVAMGTWLAPAFILAGLCLSIPLGLPFVTLMGCYFVLTTAYSLHLKRQIVIDICVLAGLYTLRILAGGVATGITLSVWLFAFAIFFFFALAAVKRQAELVDLAQRGKLAVAGRGYHVDDLPIISMIALGAGFVSVLVFALYLNSPDVRELYAQPATLWGVFVIQLYWITRIVLITHRGQMHDDPVVYAVKDKTSRICLLAAVGFIFGGTLL, from the coding sequence ATGACCGCCCAAACCGCCCTGAGCCCCGCCACCGGGGATCATCCGCAAGACATGCCCGAAGCGCCGGTCCTTGTGGTGGATCTGGACGGCACGCTTGTCTGTTCAGACATGCTGCATGAAAGCTTCTGGTCGGCCTTCGGGCGCAACTGGCGAAGCCCGTTCCGGGCGATTGCCGCACTTATGGGCGGGCGTGCCGCGCTGAAGCGGCTGCTGTCCGAAGCATCCCATGTCGATGTCGCCACCCTGCCCTACAATGAGGCGGTGCTGGACCACATCCGCGACTGGCGGGCTGGGGGCGGGCGGACCGCACTGGTCACGGCCGCCGATCAAGGCCTTGCCGACCGGATCGCGGCCCATCTGGGCCTGTTTGATGAAACCCATGGCTCCGACGGGCGGACCAACCTGAAAGGCAGCGCCAAGGCCGCCTTCCTGACCCGCCATTTCGGCGCCGGGCGCTTTGCTTATATGGGCGATGCCACCGCCGATCTGGTGGTCTGGGCCGAGGCAGGGGCGATCATCACCGTCAATGCCCCCGCCGCGCTGGCCCGCAAGGCCGAAGCGTTGGGCAAGCCCATCGAACATATCGTCACCGCCGAACCGATCCTGCGCCCATTGCTCAAGGCGATGCGTCCGCATCAATGGCTGAAGAACATTCTTGTCTTCGTGCCAATCCTTGCGGCGCACCGCTTTGATACCGCAACCCTTCTGCTGGGCGCGCTGGCCTTTGCCGCCTTCAGCTTGGTCGCTTCTGGTGTCTATCTGCTGAACGATCTTCTCGACCTTGGCCCCGACCGCGCCCACCCGCGCAAGCGGATGCGGCCCTTCGCCTCCGGCGCGTTGCCTGTGGCCATGGGCACCTGGCTGGCCCCAGCCTTCATTCTGGCGGGGTTGTGCCTGTCGATCCCGCTTGGCCTGCCCTTTGTCACGCTGATGGGCTGCTATTTCGTGCTGACCACTGCCTATTCGCTGCATCTGAAGCGGCAGATCGTGATCGATATCTGCGTTCTGGCCGGCCTCTATACGCTGCGCATTCTGGCGGGCGGAGTGGCCACCGGCATCACGCTTTCGGTCTGGCTGTTTGCCTTTGCGATCTTCTTCTTCTTTGCCCTCGCCGCCGTAAAGCGGCAGGCCGAATTGGTTGATCTTGCCCAGCGTGGCAAGTTGGCGGTGGCCGGGCGCGGCTATCACGTCGACGACCTGCCGATCATCAGCATGATCGCCTTGGGCGCAGGGTTTGTTTCGGTGCTGGTCTTTGCGCTCTACCTCAACAGTCCGGATGTGCGCGAACTTTACGCGCAGCCAGCCACGCTTTGGGGCGTCTTCGTGATCCAGCTCTACTGGATCACCCGGATTGTCCTGATCACCCATCGCGGCCAGATGCACGATGATCCGGTGGTCTATGCCGTCAAGGACAAGACCAGCCGTATCTGCCTTTTGGCGGCGGTCGGTTTCATCTTCGGGGGAACACTGCTGTGA
- a CDS encoding glycosyltransferase family 87 protein: MAAPDLVSRRTIIVMALVCLVAGLKTVFDLYLKSAGLVEYVMTDIDTFWLVGWLYWDGRLADAYSAATLFAAQNEVLQTESFMPYTYPPQYNFVTAALGAVPVWLAYAVFVPATFALYLKAVQQISARHLAFVFVMIFPALLVNIRSGQNGFLVAGIVALAAQGILGTGLNAGLRGGVALGLAAIKPHVAIGIGAAALLTGRWGVAALAMATCAATLGAAALVFGTDLFTLMLAASQEALGFLRAGDYPLHRMVSVYAFARTFGASADMAMMVQIVAGVAIVGSVVLLALRRSDKTVIVAAAMIAPLFMSPYVYDYDMTLAGVALALVAPRLLAQGRSWEMMALLAIAWVATGWGIAMSFLTEQDGVRTTAENLTFYPSIQAPLNLVLVLVIAHVLRRSFREVRP, from the coding sequence ATGGCAGCACCAGACCTTGTCAGCCGTCGCACGATCATCGTGATGGCGCTTGTCTGCCTTGTCGCCGGGTTGAAGACGGTCTTTGACCTGTATCTGAAGTCTGCCGGTCTGGTCGAATACGTGATGACCGATATTGATACGTTCTGGCTGGTCGGCTGGCTGTATTGGGATGGCCGCCTTGCGGATGCCTATAGCGCTGCCACGCTCTTTGCCGCGCAGAACGAAGTGCTTCAGACCGAATCCTTCATGCCCTACACCTATCCGCCGCAGTATAACTTTGTCACGGCAGCCCTGGGTGCTGTGCCGGTCTGGCTGGCCTATGCGGTGTTCGTTCCCGCGACTTTCGCGCTTTATCTCAAGGCCGTTCAGCAGATTTCGGCCCGGCATCTGGCCTTTGTCTTCGTGATGATCTTTCCCGCCCTTCTGGTGAACATCCGCAGCGGGCAGAACGGGTTTCTTGTGGCCGGGATCGTGGCGCTGGCGGCGCAGGGCATTCTTGGCACGGGCCTGAATGCGGGCCTGCGCGGGGGCGTGGCGCTGGGGCTGGCGGCGATCAAGCCGCATGTGGCCATCGGGATCGGTGCTGCGGCGCTGCTGACCGGGCGCTGGGGGGTGGCAGCTTTGGCCATGGCCACCTGTGCGGCCACTTTGGGTGCGGCGGCGCTGGTTTTCGGAACCGATCTGTTCACGCTGATGCTGGCTGCATCGCAAGAGGCGCTGGGTTTCCTGCGCGCGGGCGATTATCCGTTGCACCGCATGGTTTCGGTCTATGCCTTCGCGCGCACCTTCGGGGCTTCGGCCGATATGGCGATGATGGTTCAGATCGTGGCGGGCGTGGCCATAGTTGGTTCCGTCGTCCTGCTGGCCCTGCGCCGCAGCGACAAGACGGTGATCGTTGCCGCGGCGATGATCGCCCCGCTGTTCATGAGCCCCTACGTCTATGATTATGATATGACGTTGGCCGGGGTGGCGCTGGCGCTGGTTGCGCCCCGCCTTCTGGCTCAGGGTCGCTCTTGGGAAATGATGGCGCTGCTGGCGATTGCCTGGGTTGCCACGGGCTGGGGGATTGCGATGTCCTTCCTGACCGAACAAGACGGGGTGCGGACCACGGCGGAGAACCTGACGTTCTATCCGTCGATCCAGGCCCCGCTGAATTTGGTGTTGGTTCTGGTGATCGCGCATGTGCTGCGCCGTTCTTTCCGTGAGGTGCGCCCATGA
- a CDS encoding SDR family oxidoreductase, with protein sequence MPNEPTVPPKGTVLLLGARSDVARATARRFAADGYAIQLAARDPDRLAAEKTDLELRYRVPVTLLAFDALDVAAHAEFVRTLPVLPDVVVCAVGLLGRQAEDEVDIAAAITVMRSNFEGPASILSHLANAFAARRSGTIIGISSVAGDRGRATNYIYGSAKAGFTAFLSGLRNRMARLGVHVVTVSPGFIATRMTAGMDLPAKLTASPDEVAEAIFKAQEKRRNTVYVRPIWWLVMLVIRNIPEPVFKRLRI encoded by the coding sequence GTGCCGAACGAACCGACCGTACCGCCGAAGGGAACCGTGCTGCTACTGGGCGCACGGTCCGATGTTGCACGCGCGACCGCCCGCCGCTTTGCCGCTGACGGGTATGCGATCCAACTTGCCGCGCGCGATCCGGATCGGCTTGCCGCGGAAAAGACGGATCTGGAACTGCGCTATCGGGTGCCTGTAACCTTGCTTGCCTTTGACGCATTGGATGTTGCGGCGCATGCGGAATTTGTCCGCACCCTGCCCGTACTGCCCGATGTGGTGGTCTGCGCTGTGGGCCTTCTGGGACGGCAGGCCGAGGACGAGGTCGACATCGCCGCCGCCATCACCGTGATGCGCAGCAATTTCGAAGGCCCGGCCAGCATTCTGAGCCACCTTGCCAATGCCTTTGCCGCCCGCCGTTCTGGCACGATCATCGGCATCAGTTCGGTCGCCGGGGACCGGGGCCGCGCGACGAATTACATCTATGGATCGGCCAAGGCGGGGTTCACCGCCTTTCTGTCCGGCCTGCGCAACCGCATGGCGCGCCTTGGCGTGCATGTCGTGACCGTATCGCCCGGTTTCATCGCCACCCGCATGACCGCCGGGATGGACCTGCCCGCGAAGCTGACCGCCAGCCCGGACGAAGTGGCCGAGGCGATCTTCAAGGCGCAGGAAAAGCGCCGCAACACCGTTTATGTCCGCCCGATCTGGTGGCTGGTGATGCTGGTGATCCGGAACATTCCCGAACCTGTTTTTAAACGACTGAGAATCTGA